The sequence CTCTTAAGTAACTAGTCACGGCACAACACTCTCCACCAAATCAAATAATGTCTACTATGCACCAAACTAAAAATTGGTCTTCAGTAAGTGAATACATCACTGTCAATTCATGACCATATTTTctccaaatttccaaaatttagcTTCTTAGCATTCGATGCTCGGCAATACCTTAGAACAGAACTTTGCGAAACACACCGATAAACACCCATGAGTGCACCTCTGCACACTCTGCCATCTCTTTTTTTTAACCTCCAACTAATCTTTCCTCTTAAATGCAACCAAATGTCAAGAAGGCTTATGTTATGCAACAGGAGCATCTTTTAAATACTGATCTCTTCATTTTCATTGTAGTGCCAATAATgaactttttccgtatgaaTACTGATCCTCCACTTATCataattcattcattattttatttcttttctccGAGGCCGACACTCACTGTCATCAACATGTATTACTCCTCTAACTTCCAAGTGCTCAGAGGAAATCCATGTAACATTTGCATGTCATTCTCatcaaaattttacattttcctGCTTCAGTAAATCTCATTAACTCCGCGCTCTCTGAGAAAACAACAACTATCCAAATCAACGAAACTTCATCCGGAAAACCAGAAGTCTTCCGCCCTCTCACATTTCAGGGAACCTCTCCGCACCACAATGACTACTGCAGAATTCACAGATTCCGCCTGAAAACTCATCGTCCGGGAAATCCTATAAACTTCCGCTTGCTCCGCGAAAATGACAAACATTTTCTTCTATACCTTCAGAATCCACAGATTCTGCCAGATTTGCTTCATCTGGGAAATACTGAATATTTCCGCTTCTCCACGAGAATGTCAAACATTCTCTCGAACTTTGCCCCTGGAGAATGCTTAAAATTCTCGCATCTAATACTAGGGGAATCCTTCAGATTCCCGCCTACCCAAGAGAATCACTCTGATTCTCGCAAAGTTCGCCCCACGGAGAATTCTCGCAAATTCTCGCGTCTTTTTTCTCATCCAGTCGGCAGTGAAACTATCATTTTCACTCCGCAAAATCCAACCAAGAAAAAGGTTCCACTGGTTCCAACATTTTTCAAACGAAACCATTACTTTCGTAATATAACGGCTAACCAGTATCCACTGGttcttttttcgaagaaaatctgCAATATTTACCTTTTACGATCCCATCCTCGTCGCCAGTTGTGAGATCGCGTCCGCCCGCGGCTGCGACTAAATAAGACTGAGCTGtcactagaggcctgaataagagaaacgcggatagaaaatatgactctgccaacactgcattcaatcttcttcatcaaagaacaacacatgaaaaggaagaaatggtttatgtagataaaatctcatAATCCGCTATTTTATGTGTCCACATTACATAACAATTGAATCCATTAAACAATGGAATTCCATTTCATAATCTATcaatgacttgcatatattattgcaaactaatgtaaaatacattcaattttgtttgttgataaatggcataaaatcgaatttggccattttcagtatttgagccaacattttggctgcttgacaggtctcctgctcgattggctgctattttttgacggttcgattggcggcacatggctatccgcgtttctcttattcaggcctctaagcTACACATTTAATGACTGTTTACATATTGTGCATTTCATCATAAATTGTACGGTAATGCGCGTCTAATATACTacaaggacgcattctacgcgcagctggaacgtaagtacgatagctgcccaagccacgacgtcaaaatcatcataggagatttgatcgctcaggttggccaagaggagtttagtttagaccgacttttggaaagttcagcgctcaccggctgacgaacgaaatcGGCCTACGACTTATTGATtttgccgcctccaagaatatggctgTGCAATCCAACATTGCACATATGAATCACCCGTCATGTTTACATTGCTTGCACACGCGACTCATCTCGTGATAGAGGAGGAATTGACTgatgggtcaaacacaattggtacgtatgcgtgcgttttgacagttttcccatgggaaaactgtcaaaacgcacgcaaacgtatcaattgtgtttggcccatgaCTGCGAATGTGTCTCTTGCATGCGACGGCTGCTACGATCTGTCATGTGACTGAGGAACAGTATGTTagacttgttcatgtttataggcACAATGGCCATTCGCtacacctacttccaacactgccttccgtatcggtacacctggagatcaccactgcagacataatcacaaatcgactacgttctgattgatggacggtgTCGTACCTGAAAACAGGTAACGCCAACCTCACGCAAGTTCAACGGAAACCAATATTCACACATGATGGTTCCTAGCACACAGCTCATTTCATTTACAGCTCACggtacttctccgacattatcgacgtcaggacatatcgtggagctaacatcgactctgaccactatctggtgataatgaaactgcgcccaaaactatccgttatcaacaatgttcggtatcgacgaccgccgcggtacgacctatagagcgactgaagcaaactgatgtcgccactgcatacgtgcAGCGTCTCGAGACAGCGTTTGccagaagagggtgagctcgctGGGGCCCCTCTCGTGGACTGTTGGCGTgtagttaaagcagccattaacgacgcagcggagaacaaagtcgggtatatgggacgaagtcgacggaacgatagGTTCGACGAAGAaggcagacagattctggaggagaaggacgcagcgcgggtgtCACGccgcagcaaggtacccggcagaacgtggaacggtATAGACGTTATatagttctatcagaagctcaacgcatccagcaaaggcttcgtgccgcgagccgaaatgtgcagggataaggatgggagcagctcgacggacgaacgtgtggtgatcgaaaggtggaagcagcactacgaggaacatttgaatggcgctgagagtacaggcagtgaaagtcaaggcagcggaggaaatgactacgtcagttcagcggacgatgaaagctaatcagcccccaccttgagggaagtcaagaatgccatccaacagctaaagaccaataaagcagcttataaggatggtatcagagctgaaaaggaaaggaaaagttAGCCACTTGCTTGCACAacctgatagtcagaatctgggaaactgaacagctaccggaggagtggaaggaaggggttatatgccccattagagtgattcaaattttgacttttttgctccccgatgcttaaacgatggcatttgccattttaataatcctcctaaatttttagctaatttggatgtaatttgattgtgcacacgtcatttaaagtttgtatgaaattactgtgaaaaccgACCCTTCTGTGAAAGACCATTCCGTGaagtggcccatgaactatttaaaactaatcaacacattgactacacagaatacttatcaagctgaaaggcagttgttgttgcgaagcgatttgtcgtttggaagcaaagttataaagaaaacaaaactgctcattattgatattgatgttattcttttacgtgttaaattgaatttcccacgattcagtatttcctaaATAACTTTTCAAGTGAGCAttaaatcgtttcgcaacaaagacggcctgtttccttgtaaaattttctatgttgccGATGTTTTAATATGTTTGTAGAGCTTAAAGGGAAGCGTTGGGGGACAGTTTTCTATAAAAGTTACTGTTTccatagcaattttcatacaatcttcaaaccgcgcgtgctcactcaaattacgtccaaattattaaaatggcaaatgcaatcgtttaagcatcggggggcaaaaaagacaaaatttgaatcactctagccccatctacaagaaaggcgacaagctggagtgtgagaactttcgagcgatcaccatccttaatgccgcttacaaagtgatatcccataTCATcgtccgtcgtctgtcaccattagtgaatgagttcgtgggaagttatcaagccggcttcgttgacggccgcccgacaacggaccagatctttactgtacggcaaatccttcaaaaatgccgtgaataccaggtcccacgcaccatctgttcattggcGGCATAcgacgacagtatagaccgcgtagagctatggaaaattatggatgagaacagcttccccggaaagcttaccagactgatcaaagcaacggtggatcgtgtgcaaaactgtgtgaagatttcgggcgaacactccagttcgttcgaatcgcgccgggggctaagactttcgtgcctgttgttcaacattgcgctagaaggtgtcatgcggagaaccGGGTGTAACTGCCgggatacgattttcaacaaatccagtaagcacattcaaagttaattgcctatatgccgggtattaagccacccggagtggaaattaattactatgtctgaaacttgattatgcatatgtacaacatgtgatagatttagttcggaaaaatgtatgagggtaaccgccccttcggtggggtttgatcccacgaccccagttcgcatgacaggtgctttcctgctgttactgatgaaaccaaatttcagcaccaggtaccagtcgaactctcgcaatacattttcagaactaactctctcaaatgtatttttgtacacatgtcaaccaagtaggatgagtatttagtattgttcggctcctacacacttgcttcatcagcaacggcgctcaatgaagtagggttgtgtgaggttgtgccattaactttgaatgtactgaactcgagtggcgatctctcttcgcttgtgtggtcgtgttgggatctgacgaccaaactggcacaacctcacacaaccctacttcattgagcgccgttgctgatgaagcaagtgtgtaggagccggacaatactaaatactcatcctacttggttgacatgtgtacaaaaatacatttgagagagttagttctgaaaatgtattgcgagagatcggctggtacctggtgctgggaatttggtttcatcagtacccgctaagctgcggaggacgacggaggtccttcgtagcttagtagggaaagcacctgtcatgcgaactggggtcgtggatcaaaccccaccgaaggggcggttacctccaataccttttccgaactaaatctatcacatgttgtacatatgcataatcaagtttcagacatagtaaatcaagtaaatttatttgtttcgcggatgacatggacattgttggccgaacatttgcaaaggtggcagatctgtacacccgcctgaaacgtgaagcaataagagttggactggtggtgaatgcttcagagccaaagtacatgcttatgggcggaaccgagcgcgatagggcccgcctgggaagcagtgttacgatagacggggataccttcgaggtggtcgaggagttcgtctaccttggatccttgcgaACGACTgttaacaatgttagtcgtgaaatacgaaggcgcatcatctgtggaactcggacctactacgggctccagtaGAAACTGGGataaaaaagattcgccaccgcaccaaatatgTAATGTGGTAGTCCTCTTCGAACACGAAACATGAacaatgctcgagaaggacttgcaagcactcggagtattcgagagacgggtgcttagtaCCATCTTTgccggtgtgcaagaagacgatgcgtggcggcgaagaatgaaccatgagctcgcccagcgaacccagtatccagaaggtagctaaagccggaagggtacgatgggtagggcatgttgcaagaatgccggacagcaaccctgcaaagatggtgttcgctttcgatccggcagggacgagatgacgtggagcgcagcgagcgagatgggcagaccaaaaaaaaacgacttggcgagtgtggggcgtattcgaggatggagagatgcggcctcgaaccgtgtattgtggcgtcaaattgttgattcagtgttatctgtttagatataAACTAAATAAacgaatgaaatgaatgaaatcatTTGATTTTAGTAAAGAAAAAGCGCCATGGATTAAATATTTGTGACGCATAGTAGTATACTAAATATTCTATGCAATAAATCACTTGCAAAGTAAGTTTCCttgcttatttttatttataacaaTATCCATTAATTCTAATCATTGAAAAACAATGTCTGATTGTCAAATCGATATACCTAGGTACAGTATCCCctcgctgatccgacaaatgtatggccggactatcggggtttctctcgttaatccgactgtcaaatccatacaaatgaaccaaaacaaaatcacagcacaaatttgaaaactgacagcataatgtgttcaaatgggtgttgatactttttaatccgtaaaattccgaattagcgagatccggactatcgagtcgtcggactagcgaggtccggataagcggggatACTGTACACAAGGAAACGTCGATGGATGAACGCTAGAAAGAAGGCATGACCGATGCTGATCATGATGTAAGTAATATGTTTTTAACaagtgtatgaaaaaaatacaaagggCACATATTTCCGAAATGTCTGGATCTTCTGGACGGTCTATTTTGATTCGTCGCCCGAGCTTCCCCTGACACCGCTGAATCCAAGCAATGCGTTGTCgccaattagaagatgatagtcAAAAGCTATGTCAGCGCTGCGTGTATTACGGACTCAAGAAGGCATCGTCTCCGCTTCCAGCTGATCAATTTCCAGATGAGCTAAACACTAGTACTGCCACCTAAAAGCGGGGGCGCAGGAGACCTCCCCGGCCGACGATGGTAGGAAACCCGGAACAACCGGCGATATTCATTTCCATTTCGATATTTCGCGATGCTTGAATGGAGCACGGACAAATCCGTGGATGATAGATGaagacgcgacatgtcagtcactcatCGATCcagctgatcagctgaaacgttggctcGACAACTTacaacaacttcttcaagttttgaCAATCTCTCCTAATCCAGATATAGAgaaaggttgacaattctccAACGGCAGTAGCCAGGATTCCGCCTGGGACGACCATGTGAGAACTATTCTGTCACGCTTTGCATCATGCTGGAGCAGGTCATTTAATTCTAAGAGTCCCTCCATTTGGTACTGATTGACCACGGAATCGTGGAGTGAGTACAAGAGTGAGAAAAGGTGCATGTATTATACCTCTTGTGCTATTTCACATCGTAGTCGACCAAATCATGGACGTCCCTAGCAGTCTACCACCATAGAGCAATTGAACGAGATGATGGTACTGCTCTACTAACGCCACAGCGCACAGTGTCGGGCCCTTATACTaatcccggacaaaacctgagattttgttcaaaacttcaccacagagtaattttgaaacgttgaattcaTTTTAGGTTAAAATGGTCTTCTAAAAAgtttagccaaatttcattttctcatacatatttgttcgggAGACACTTTACGGAATGAACTTCAAGAAGACaccaaaaattgaattttcaagCTACAATCAAAAATTGGGAACTACTGCATTCAATATAtatgataaattaaaaaatatgggcTCCACGAAAACCACGAAAAAAATTGAGGTTTTGTCAGGCTTTCGCCACTGTGCAGTGCTCTACCAAgtagagtaaactgaatgacctggtcgTATGCTCGAACTCAACAAACTCCAACTCCACGGTAGCCGGAGAAACAGTGCAGAAGGTCGAAACCAAAACCAGCCAACGTCGGACGgcggaccaagatcaacatagaacatAGAGATCCAATCTGTCCAGGCAATGCCCCAACctcgaatactcaactctaacATGAAATCTGCGATGTTATACaccagtgagacttggtgcgtattagcagagatcacatagatttgGAAGTAGTCAACACCCGATGTCTATGTTTTACAGCTCGGGCCTGCTCGACGATCCAATATCAACGGCAACTCCACAGTGTGAATGGGCGTAGGCCggccacagacaacgtaagagcagagacgaaatctgcaagcaagcgctggaatccggcaggacatcgcagcagaggcagacccaggatCGCCTAGTGGAAAAaccctaacagagaaataaacaaagtCGATGGGAATCAGACTTGGGCTCAAGCCAAGGATGGAGATCCTTAACGTTGGCCCCATGTACCCTAAAAGGTGCTCAGAACACAAGAGTGGGTGTGTGAGAATTGGATCCCACTTAATGAATGCCACATGTACATGGGTGCTGAGAAAGAAACCAATGCAAGGATTGGGAAGCGCCCAGGCAGCAATCGCCGTGCATGAGCCGAAATGGCCTCCTTACGACTATACAAAAACCCCCGCAGCTGATCCACGCATATTTCTTGCGCATGAGTAAGTTCAACGTCCATTGCATTCTCTCTACGGGTTTATCCGAGGCCGTATCTATGCCGCTAACAAGTAGCAtggaatttcaataattttaggaaCGTGAGCATAACCATGCTGATATGACGTGCTTCACCGATTCTATTTCAAACTTCACCTATCTATTCCGATACTTTCACCTATCTATACAATACTTTTACATTCACAAAGTATGATAGTTTTACATATATTCAAAGGTACCAACTGTTTTTCACCCTTTGTtagctcaagacaaaattttcaaaattacttaTCTGCTTTTTAAACAAGATTCaatcgacgatttgacgaatctgatagctttcCACGCCAACCAACACCAttaataggtaggtgaaggtttccgcttcctgttgatggtgttggattgcgtggagagctatcagatttgtcaaaacgtcgtttgaatctttgttttcaaaagcagataagtcgttttgaaaattttgttttaagttatagttttctagaaaaacCGATTAGACCAAATAGACCGATTTGAGCTACCTAATATGTATATTTTTACTTCATTATTTATTGCAAGGCAAAATTTTATGGGtcaccaaaaaattaaaaagcactttttaattttttgaagattttgcgAAATCTAATGATGTGTCGAaactatttggaaaaaaaaatccgttggagAATCTATTTCCAATTTAAtttgaatgcaaaaatgtttttgtaaactcatcaatttttattgatcaaatgaaatcaatttacattgatttctttatttgcaatttcctatttttatgagtaaaaaatgggaattttattttgctgccgtggagacgcatggtaaaTGATAGCTTAACATAAAGGCGTTTTGTCGCGCAACATCGTAGATGTTCTatccaaatttccaaatgtAAAAGATATCAGTTTATCGTAAATATCTTCTTGTTTAAAACTTTTTCAGCCATCTTAACTATAGCATTGTCACGTATATAAGATAGAGTGCATATTGTACCCGACAGAAGTGCTAAACAGGCGTTTTGCTTCTTTCAAAATATATGATCTTCGTACTAAGTTGAAAGAGCCAGTGCACCAAATTTATGGACAGCACCATGTGATATGTTAAGACTTAAGACATTGCTCTCTCAGGAAATATTGGCATATTGGATCACGACGAAACTTAATTACGACGAAACAATTTTACTAAATTTGGGTAGTGCACAGCTAATGAACCCTCCttgtaaaaatcaaaatcataaagtttaaCACGTCGCAAATTAGACGCTGCAAATATCTGGAGAGTGTTACATTTAATCAAAACAATTCAAATGTACTTGTTTAGaatcggtgttgaacttaatctgtagattaaaaacacataaagttttaaaaaatacttgttttgaaaaaccatgaagttttACGCGTCGCAAAACCACTTTTGTTGGAAGGGAGGTAACCCCACAGTACCTTCGCAAATACATTTACACAAGATTctgttttacacgattttttcgctcgtattttcgATCCTGTGACTTTAGATGACCACCAAGATCAttgcaaaatgtttcaaaaattctgaataaatcaaagaaaaattacaTGATAATTTAACTGCGTTAAACATTTtagatgagtgcaaaattgagaaaatgtaaatcgtgtaaacaTAGAATCCAGTGTAGTCCAAACTATGATCATTCTTCTAGAAtaccataaaaaccataaaaaaatatgtaggtaCTTGCCATTAGCTTGAGTCACTCAAGTGAAATCGAATATTTCAAACCACTAAAATTGAACTGACAACTTTACAAAGCAGtgtaattcaaatcaaattcaaacatgaatgaatttaataattttttaattcctgaaaaatcagaaaatttatgTTAAACCTTTCTATTTGTCTATTATATTCATCTTATCTTAAGAGAAAGAGTAAAATATcctgtgctgaaaaaatcacaaaaataagcaaCAATAACGGCTTTTACAGCTTTGAAGTATCTTAAAGTAACCTTACAAAAAATCTTTGTCAAAGATTAATCCTGCAAAATTTGAGCCAAATAATGTTCACCCCCACCGATTTCTTATCCTTTTAAATTGGAAGCAATTGGAAAGAAAAATCATGTCACAATAAGCCATTTATGCTTTTATTGTTCTGCAGATATTTGGCTAGTATATATTACACAATAACAGTTAGTATACCCAATATTATTTGCTTTCGTATTTCCATaataaatcaaaatctaatcaaaactAACCCACATTCAAAATGCAATTGAAGGGAAATCAACTTTTTTCGCCAGCTCTGTACAAGTTGAATTGATTTACCGCAATTTAAAACATCTAattttccggaaattcgttcAAATAATTGATTATTACTAAAACGAAACTGCAGATAAACGAAACTTCCGTTCATTTTGGCTTCTCCTATAATTCAACTATCCAACAACTTCAACGATTACACTTGACCATCAACCTTCTGCATCAGCAAACATATCAGCATAGATCACCATCTTGATCTCATAATTGGTTCTCTCACTTTCCTTCGCTCTTCGATCAGCGCCACCCATCAACCGAACGGCACTTCGGTTGTAATTAAAGTTCACTACTCACTAAACTAACACTCACCTCAACATCGAGAACAGGTGGTTCTTCTTCATCCAGTGTACCGTGGCGAACAGCAGTCGCGATCCCGTTTCACACACATAGTGCGCACTCAGATAGTTGGGCAGCACGTTCGGCACCTGGATGTCGAAACTGATGCAATTGTCCGACAGCTCCAGGCTGCCGTAATCGTAGTTCAGACAATCCTCGTCCCGGTCGTCATCGCGCCCGTTATTCAACTCCGACTTGATACCGTAGTTGTTGTTCACACTGTTGTTCAGTTCGTGCTCCAGATTCTGAATGAACTCCAGCGAGTTGCAAATGAGGTTCTTTTCCATCGAGTTGCTTTCCGTCGTGTCCATCGGAAGTGAATGGGTGGATGGAGGGGTTGGTTTcggagggatttccggaggtTCCAGGGATGGGGGTGGTTGTTGAGGAGGAGGCCCCAGACCGGACATGGCTACGGCTGCTGCCGCCGATGGGCCTAACTGCATGAGGGCGGCAATGGAATCTGCTGGAGTCGGTTGACGGTCATCCTGAGATTTGAAGGAATGTAACGAGCTGAACGGATTGGAAGATGTGGTTGTGCTGGTTGAGGTCAGGTGGGACGGAGCGGGTGGGGATTTGCTGGCCCGTTTGCTGAGATTTGCGACCGCCAATTCGGCCAGATTGAACCCTTGGAACAAGTTCAGGTAGGCAGGCGTGACGGTTGCGTTTGGTTTCTGCTCATTGTGATACTCCTTGTTGCGGTGTGGGTTGTATTTGCTGTTCGGGTTGGGCCCACCCGAGCCATCCTTTTTGTCGATGATGGGCTTGCGTTCATGTTGCACGGCTAAAATTGAAAGAGAAAGACGTTAACATTAATGGTTTTTCAGTTCGAATGGCTACGGGATCAAATTACAATCACTTCGCATTCCGCACGCCAAGCACTTTTGCAGTCGACAGTATTGACACCTGTTGCGATGGTGTTTCGTCACTTCGCAGTTCATCGACCCCCGACATTGGTAGCCGAGCTGTTTGCGGATGGACCGTTTGAAGAATCCCTTGCAGCCTTCGCAGCTGATGGCGCCATAGTGTCGACCGGATGCTCGATCGCCGCACACCAGGCACAGCTCCACACTCATGCTGTTCAGCGAGGTCAGGTGCTGTAGGCTCGGACCTTTGTCATCTAGACTGCTGCCAAACTGTTGCGTTCCGGGTTCCAGTTTCATCTGTTGTAGATTTGGCTTGATATCGAAATTATGTGGCTCCATTAGAAAAACGGTACACTTTTGATTATGTTGGTGGGGCGGTTCGAACTAGTGGTGAGAAATAATGATAATTGAAAAAGGTCAAAACGAGGCGTGAAGTTACCTAAGAGAGTTGTCTCTCCCCGTTCTGTGGCAAGAAAACTTCTTGACGCATACGAGCATATGCTTGGGGACAAATCGCGCTACGATTTCCTGTTTCTTCGAAGTCAACAACACTTGTGTCTGCTTTGGTGCACTTGACTCTGTGGGCCACTGATGAATGGTATCGAGTAAAGAGAGAATGACCACGAAGTCCCCCCGTTGAAGAACGGGCCGGGGGAGAGAGCAATCAGAAACACGTTACGTCACcaaattcaacttttttttatgaTATAGAGGTCAAAGCTCTCCCGTTTGTCTCGATATGGGTCCACTTTGGAGCACCAGCAgcactgaactgaactgaaccgTCGATGGGCGAACTGCGCCGTTTCCCATCTAACATTACTTCTCAACATTGACTGAGCTGAGCTGAACATTGAGTTGAAGCTGTGTGGTGTGTTGTATTTTAAGAGTATGTGGTAGGTATTCGGCATGATTTATGTTTTCtaataattccgaaaaaatacaaacatgtTTCTGTAAATTTGAAAATGTCTATAGACAAAAGTTTTTGAAAAGCTTCAAACCTCGAAATAATCGAAAGCTAAGACTCGCACAGGTCGCACCTATTCATGGGAATTTTACTAGGATAAACTATTTCTATAcaatatttaaaacattttacaTTTAGTTCAGAATAGAAACATGCGAGTTTTTGAAAAGATAATCAAGATTCAAAAATCCAATTCATTGTAATTAAAAACAACAATGCACCGTGATGTTTTTTATCGCATACCCTCATAAATTTAATCGACATGATACGGTTATTCGTTCTTTTCTCTGCCTTGTGCTCTGGCTCTCGCTCGACCGACCGACCGAGCGAACGACCGCGTGCCTGTTTCACCACCCAACCGCGATCCCAACCCAATCAAAAGGTAATCGCGCTCTGCTCGACATAGTGGCTGGCTGTTCCGCTACGGGAGCATAGCTACTTTGGGGGGTTGGAGCAAATCGTACTTCTTATAAATTTCAAATGTTTCTCCCAAAATAATTTTAGAATCATTTTTCTGTCAACTTAAAACTTTTAAACAAATATGTGGTACAAATACTTCAACGCCATTGATTTCAATGAACATCAAAAAATTGTTCGTAAAAAGTTATCATTACTCTACTCTACATCATTCGGTCAAAAAGTAGAATACATAATGGATTTTATGAGTGGTTCAATTTTATAAGCAGCAAAACTTTGCCGCATGGGTGCATTTGAAGCCATTTTCCCCTACATACAATCATACCAATATGTACTCGTCATACCTATCTACCAAGAAGCGGTGTTGTGGCGGGCAGCCAGCCAGCAGTGGGCCGCATAGCTTCAGTTCCACATGTCTTATGCACTCTCAGTCCAGTAAAAGTGGGCATGGTATAGAAATAACAACAGACCCAACTCTGCCAGATGGGGTGGATTC comes from Armigeres subalbatus isolate Guangzhou_Male chromosome 2, GZ_Asu_2, whole genome shotgun sequence and encodes:
- the LOC134212904 gene encoding nuclear hormone receptor HR78 isoform X2; translation: MFEPPHQHNQKCTVFLMEPHNFDIKPNLQQMKLEPGTQQFGSSLDDKGPSLQHLTSLNSMSVELCLVCGDRASGRHYGAISCEGCKGFFKRSIRKQLGYQCRGSMNCEVTKHHRNRCQYCRLQKCLACGMRTVQHERKPIIDKKDGSGGPNPNSKYNPHRNKEYHNEQKPNATVTPAYLNLFQGFNLAELAVANLSKRASKSPPAPSHLTSTSTTTSSNPFSSLHSFKSQDDRQPTPADSIAALMQLGPSAAAAVAMSGLGPPPQQPPPSLEPPEIPPKPTPPSTHSLPMDTTESNSMEKNLICNSLEFIQNLEHELNNSVNNNYGIKSELNNGRDDDRDEDCLNYDYGSLELSDNCISFDIQVPNVLPNYLSAHYVCETGSRLLFATVHWMKKNHLFSMLSDSFQSELMRQTWPELFMIGLAQASGQLAFNTVMLALIQYMKTLILNKKYGSDVINYLTKYILLIQEFVSDVQKLNPTDQEFAYLRLLCIFNPDNILQDNVKNQHLAKIQDMVLASFRDYYKQKHTRLMASRSEENIRGGQDDEDDYYESSHHQQQRQHRQNLEQRLVTLLMKLPTLRALNSKRDLEDLFFSTLIGQVQIESVLMYILQTNDGATSFSNLVRNYGANAIPVGSGGSHMDSDD
- the LOC134212904 gene encoding nuclear hormone receptor HR78 isoform X4, giving the protein MKLEPGTQQFGSSLDDKGPSLQHLTSLNSMSVELCLVCGDRASGRHYGAISCEGCKGFFKRSIRKQLGYQCRGSMNCEVTKHHRNRCQYCRLQKCLACGMRSDSVQHERKPIIDKKDGSGGPNPNSKYNPHRNKEYHNEQKPNATVTPAYLNLFQGFNLAELAVANLSKRASKSPPAPSHLTSTSTTTSSNPFSSLHSFKSQDDRQPTPADSIAALMQLGPSAAAAVAMSGLGPPPQQPPPSLEPPEIPPKPTPPSTHSLPMDTTESNSMEKNLICNSLEFIQNLEHELNNSVNNNYGIKSELNNGRDDDRDEDCLNYDYGSLELSDNCISFDIQVPNVLPNYLSAHYVCETGSRLLFATVHWMKKNHLFSMLSDSFQSELMRQTWPELFMIGLAQASGQLAFNTVMLALIQYMKTLILNKKYGSDVINYLTKYILLIQEFVSDVQKLNPTDQEFAYLRLLCIFNPDNILQDNVKNQHLAKIQDMVLASFRDYYKQKHTRLMASRSEENIRGGQDDEDDYYESSHHQQQRQHRQNLEQRLVTLLMKLPTLRALNSKRDLEDLFFSTLIGQVQIESVLMYILQTNDGATSFSNLVRNYGANAIPVGSGGSHMDSDD
- the LOC134212904 gene encoding nuclear hormone receptor HR78 isoform X3, which encodes MEPHNFDIKPNLQQMKLEPGTQQFGSSLDDKGPSLQHLTSLNSMSVELCLVCGDRASGRHYGAISCEGCKGFFKRSIRKQLGYQCRGSMNCEVTKHHRNRCQYCRLQKCLACGMRSDSVQHERKPIIDKKDGSGGPNPNSKYNPHRNKEYHNEQKPNATVTPAYLNLFQGFNLAELAVANLSKRASKSPPAPSHLTSTSTTTSSNPFSSLHSFKSQDDRQPTPADSIAALMQLGPSAAAAVAMSGLGPPPQQPPPSLEPPEIPPKPTPPSTHSLPMDTTESNSMEKNLICNSLEFIQNLEHELNNSVNNNYGIKSELNNGRDDDRDEDCLNYDYGSLELSDNCISFDIQVPNVLPNYLSAHYVCETGSRLLFATVHWMKKNHLFSMLSDSFQSELMRQTWPELFMIGLAQASGQLAFNTVMLALIQYMKTLILNKKYGSDVINYLTKYILLIQEFVSDVQKLNPTDQEFAYLRLLCIFNPDNILQDNVKNQHLAKIQDMVLASFRDYYKQKHTRLMASRSEENIRGGQDDEDDYYESSHHQQQRQHRQNLEQRLVTLLMKLPTLRALNSKRDLEDLFFSTLIGQVQIESVLMYILQTNDGATSFSNLVRNYGANAIPVGSGGSHMDSDD